In one window of Meleagris gallopavo isolate NT-WF06-2002-E0010 breed Aviagen turkey brand Nicholas breeding stock chromosome 12, Turkey_5.1, whole genome shotgun sequence DNA:
- the SNX33 gene encoding sorting nexin-33 produces AGLSSQGSFEDDDDDDWDDWDDSCTVVEEPRGAAGTNGHPAVGPEPYGAPRAKPALERQDSVGSSKRGSVVGRNLNRFSCFVRSGVEAFILGDVPLMSKIAEAYGIEMGSKGPQWRANPHPFICSVEDPTKQTKFKGIKSYISYKLTPSNFNSPVYRRYKHFDWLYNRLLHKFTIISVPHLPEKQATGRFEEDFIEKRKRRLILWMEHMTSHPVLSQYEGFQHFLRCRDEKQWKLGKRRAEKDEMVGASFLLTIQIPTEHQDLQDVEDRVDAFKAFSKKMDDSVLQLTNVASELVRKHVGGFRKEFQKLGNAFQAISYSFQMDPPYSLDALNNAISHTGKTYEAVGEMFAEQPKNDLFLMLDTLSLYQGLLSNFPDIIHLQKGAFAKVKESQRMSDEGRMDQEEADGIRKRCRVVGFALQAEMNHFHERRVADFKRMMQSYLKQQIIFYQRVSQQLEKTLRMYDNL; encoded by the exons GCCGGCCTCTCGTCCCAAGGCAGCTTCGAGGATGACGACGACGACGATTGGGATGACTGGGACGACTCTTGCACGGTGGTGGAGGAGCCCCGCGGTGCTGCCGGCACCAACGGGCACCCGGCGGTGGGACCGGAGCCCTACGGAGCGCCCCGTGCCAAGCCGGCGCTGGAGAGGCAGGACAGCGTGGGCTCCTCCAAGAGGGGCAGCGTGGTGGGCAGGAACCTCAACCGCTTCTCCTGCTTCGTGCGCTCGGGCGTGGAGGCCTTCATCCTTGGCGACGTGCCCCTCATGTCCAAGATCGCCGAGGCTTACGGCATCGAGATGGGCTCCAAGGGCCCACAGTGGCGAGCCAACCCGCACCCCTTCATCTGCTCCGTGGAGGATCCCACCAAGCAGACCAAATTTAAGGGCATCAAGAGCTACATCTCCTACAAGCTGACCCCCAGCAACTTCAACTCGCCCGTGTACCGGCGCTACAAGCACTTTGACTGGCTCTACAACCGCCTGCTGCACAAGTTCACCATCATCTCGGTGCCCCACCTGCCTGAGAAGCAGGCCACGGGGCGCTTCGAGGAGGACTTCATCGAGAAGCGCAAGCGGCGCCTGATCCTGTGGATGGAGCACATGACGAGCCACCCCGTCCTGTCGCAGTACGAGGGCTTCCAGCACTTCCTCCGCTGCCGCGATGAGAAGCAGTGGAAGCTGGGCAAGAGGCGGGCTGAGAAGGACGAGATGGTGGGCGCCAGCTTCCTGCTCACCATCCAGATCCCCACCGAGCACCAGGACCTGCAGGACGTGGAGGACCGCGTGGACGCCTTCAAGGCCTTCAGCAAGAAGATGGACGACAGCGTCCTGCAGCTGACCAACGTGGCCTCCGAGCTGGTGCGCAAACACGTGGGGGGGTTCCGCAAGGAGTTCCAGAAGCTGGGCAATGCCTTCCAAGCCATCAGCTACTCCTTCCAGATGGACCCCCCCTACAGCTTAGATGCCCTCAACAATGCCATCTCCCACACGGGCAAGACGTACGAGGCTGTGGGGGAGATGTTTGCGGAGCAGCCCAAGAATGACCTCTTCCTCATGCTGGACACTCTCTCTTTGTATCAGGGGCTCCTTTCCAACTTCCCAGACATCATCCACCTCCAGAAAG GAGCCTTTGCAAAGGTGAAGGAGAGCCAGAGGATGAGCGACGAGGGCCGGATGGACCAGGAGGAGGCGGATGGGATTCGCAAGCGCTGCCGCGTGGTGGGCTTCGCCCTGCAAGCTGAGATGAACCACTTCCACGAGCGGCGCGTGGCCGACTTCAAGAGGATGATGCAGTCCTACCTGAAGCAGCAGATCATCTTCTACCAGCGTGTCAGCCAGCAGCTGGAGAAGACGCTGCGCATGTATGACAACCTCTAA
- the PTPN9 gene encoding tyrosine-protein phosphatase non-receptor type 9 produces MARKFDVLRAIELFHSYRETRLKEGIVKLKPHEEPLRSELLSGKFTILSVRDPSGASIALFTAKLHHPSRSVQHVVLQALFYLLDRAVESFETQRNGLVFIYDMAGSQYTNFELDLSKKILNLLKGAFPARLKKVFIVGAPMWFRVPYSIISLLLKEKLRERVQMVKMSELKEHLPRECLPETLGGCLKLDPLSWNCRFLPQQNGHPDPLDELILVPLVTPRDNGSLHVPSPKALTPQELLEHVSRKQKRGIYEEYEDIRRRSPAGTFVCSLAPYNQEKNRYGDVPCLDQTRVKLAKPYSRPELTDYINASFMDGYKQRNAYIGTQGPLENTYGDFWRMVWEQNVLVIVMTTRLEEGGRRKCGQYWPLEKDFQMRFGALTITNLGVENLSHYKKTILEIHSAEGRERRLLSHFQYLSWPDYGVPSSAATLIDFLGAVKQQQRVAVSALGPRFKGHPGGPPLVVHCSAGIGRTGTLCALDICLSQLQDVGTLDIQQTVQRMRTQRAFSIQTPEQYFFCYSAVLEHAQRRGLLPAAQKGSAGH; encoded by the exons ATGGCCCGCAAGTTCGACGTCCTGCGGGCCATTGAGCTCTTCCACTCCTACCGG GAGACGCGGCTCAAGGAAGGCATCGTGAAGCTGAAGCCGCATGAGGAGCCACTGCGCTCGGAGCTGCTCAGCGGCAAGTTCACCATCCTG AGCGTTCGGGACCCCTCGGGGGCCTCCATCGCCCTGTTCACGGCCAAGCTGCACCACCCCAGCCGCAGCGTGCAGCACGTGGTGCTCCAGGCGCTCTTCTACCTGCTGGACAGGGCCGTGGAGAG tTTCGAGACACAGAGGAACGGGCTGGTGTTCATCTACGACATGGCGGGCTCGCAGTACACCAACTTTGAGCTGGACCTCAGCAAGAAGATCCTCAACCTGCTGAAG GGCGCTTTCCCGGCAAGGCTGAAGAAGGTGTTCATCGTGGGAGCGCCCATGTGGTTCCGCGTGCCCTACTCCATCATCAGCCTGCTTCTGAAGGAGAAGCTGCGTGAGAGG GTGCAGATGGTGAAGATGTCGGAGCTGAAGGAGCACCTGCCCCGCGAGTGCCTGCCCGAGACCCTCGGCGGCTGCCTCAAGCTGGACCCGCTTAGCTGGAACTGCCGCTTCCTACCGCAGCAGAACGGGCACCCTGACCCCTTGGATGAGCTTATCCTGGTGCCGTTGGTGACCCCCCGCGACAACGGCTCGCTCCATGTGCCCAGCCCCAAGGCTCTCACCccgcaggagctgctggagcacgTCAGCCGCAAGCAGAAGCGCGGCATCTACGAGGAGTATGAGGACATCCGGCGCCGGAGCCCGGCCGGGACCTTCGTCTGCTCCTT GGCGCCCTACAACCAGGAGAAGAACCGTTACGGAGACGTGCCCTGCCTGGACCAGACCCGTGTGAAGCTGGCCAAGCCCTACAGCCGCCCAGAG CTGACCGACTACATCAATGCCAGCTTCATGGATGGCTACAAGCAGAGGAACGCGTACATTGGGACCCAGG GGCCCCTGGAGAATACCTATGGTGACTTCTGGCGCATGGTGTGGGAGCAGAACGTCCTGGTGATCGTGATGACGACTCG GCTGGAGGAGGGGGGCAGGAGGAAGTGCGGCCAGTACTGGCCCTTGGAGAAGGATTTCCAGATGCGCTTCGGGGCACTGACCATCACCAACCTGGGCGTGGAAAACCTCAGCCATTACAAGAAAACCATCCTAGAGATCCACAGTGCTGAG GGCAGAGAGCGGCGGTTGCTCTCCCACTTCCAATACCTGAGCTGGCCGGATTACGGCGTGCCCTCATCGGCAGCCACGCTCATTGACTTCCTGGGGGCCgtgaagcagcagcagcgtgtGGCCGTCAGTGCGTTGGGACCGCGTTTCAAGGGGCACCCAGGGGGCCCTCCGCTCGTGGTGCACTGCAGCGCTGGCATCGGCAGGACAG GTACCCTGTGTGCTCTGGACATCTGCCTGTCGCAGCTGCAGGACGTGGGCACGCTGGACATCCAGCAGACGGTGCAGCGCATGAGGACGCAGCGTGCCTTCAGCATCCAGACCCCGGAGCAGTATTTCTTCTGCTACAGCGCAGTGCTGGAGCACGCCCAGCGCCGCGGCCTGCTGCCTGCCGCCCAGAAGGGCTCTGCCGGGCACTGa
- the SNUPN gene encoding LOW QUALITY PROTEIN: snurportin-1 (The sequence of the model RefSeq protein was modified relative to this genomic sequence to represent the inferred CDS: inserted 1 base in 1 codon), which produces GPLCRRFAAGLRVERGSALPSRRRRLDYVNHARRLAEGDWAGVESDENGGKDGDEEEEEEMEVDAGRRLPKRYANQLMLSEWLVDVPVDLEQEWIVVVCPVGKRALVVASRGSTAAYTKSGFCVNRFPSLLPGGNRHNTTSEKVYCILDCIYNEAEQTYYILDVMCWRGHPVYDCQTDFRFFWLSSKIQEEEGLGEKSRINPYKFVGLQNFPCTSESLCEVLTTNFPFEVDGLLFYHKQTHYTPGSTPLVGWLRPYMVPDILGLAVPATPLTAKPAYAGRQLQQIIESKKSKKLAAGKAQPSAEAAARNGHYELEHLSXPQSANAAQGQEEAGSQMEN; this is translated from the exons GGGCCGCTTTGTCGCCGCTTTGCCGCCGGGCTGCGTGTTGAGCGGGGTTCCGCGCTTCCTTCCCGCAGGAGGCGGCTGGACTACGTGAACCATGCCCGCAGGCTGGCGGAGGGGGACTGGGCCGGCGTGGAGAGCGACGAGAACGGGGGGAAGGATGGcgacgaggaggaggaggaggagatggaggtgGACGCCGGCAGGAGGCTGCCCAAGCGCTACGCCAACCAG CTGATGCTCTCTGAGTGGCTGGTCGATGTCCCCGTGGATTTGGAGCAGGAGTGGATTGTGGTGGTGTGTCCTGTTGGGAAGAGAGCACTGGTGGTGGCCTCCAGG GGTTCCACAGCAGCTTACACCAAGAGTGGCTTCTGTGTCAACAGGTTTCCATCCCTGCTGCCTGGGGGAAACCGGCACAATACAACGAGTGAGAAAG TGTACTGTATCTTGGACTGCATCTACAACGAAGCAGAGCAGACATACTACATCCTTGATGTGATGTGCTGGAGGGGACACCCTGTTTACGACTGCCAG ACCGACTTCAGATTCTTCTGGCTCTCCTCGAAGATCCAAGAAGAGGAAGGGCTGGGAGAAAAAAGCAGGATTAATCCA TACAAGTTCGTGGGCCTGCAGAACTTCCCCTGCACCTCGGAGAGCCTGTGTGAGGTGCTGACAACGAACTTCCCCTTCGAG GTCGACGGACTTCTCTTCTACCACAAGCAGACTCACTACACCCCTGGCAGCACCCCGCTGGTGGGCTGGCTGCGCCCATACATGGTGCCTGACATCCTGGGGCTCGCTGTGCCCGCCACGCCGCTCACTGCCAAACCAGCCTATGCTGGGCGCCAGCTCCAGCAGATCATCGAGAGCAAGAAGAGTAAAAAGCTGGCTGCAGGCAAGGCTCAGCCAAGCGCCGAGGCAGCTGCTAGGAATGGACATTATGAGCTGGAACACTTGT ACCCTCAGTCAGCTAATGCTGCACAGGGCCAGGAGGAAGCAGGGAGTCAGATGGAGAATTAG